The following are from one region of the Planctomycetia bacterium genome:
- a CDS encoding formyltransferase family protein has protein sequence MHIVVTAVGPDHRGLADPIIHHVTGQGANIAEIQMYDHDERGLFAMLLRIELPAAQFPALRPALEEIGRLKQLSVRVWSAEERASRPRLAICVTQRTEPPLAILRAIRDGRIRAEAAVMIGNRPHCRSLAEQFNVDWRQIDDGDGDPDDTRLMDLCDEYQVDYILLARYMRILPAESCWKYAGGRIINLHHGLLPSFRGMRPYHDAYASRMLTYGATCHFIVPELDAGNQIIYQSTYSVPPGTPLAEVIRLGQEDNEPHCLVEGVRRVVDREVQLHFHRVVAVKK, from the coding sequence ATGCATATCGTCGTCACCGCCGTCGGTCCGGATCATCGCGGGTTGGCGGATCCGATTATTCATCACGTTACGGGTCAAGGCGCGAACATCGCCGAGATCCAGATGTACGACCATGACGAACGCGGGCTGTTCGCCATGTTGTTGCGCATCGAGCTGCCGGCGGCGCAGTTCCCCGCGCTACGCCCCGCGCTGGAAGAAATCGGTCGACTAAAACAACTCTCCGTGCGCGTCTGGAGCGCCGAGGAACGCGCCTCGCGGCCGCGCCTGGCGATCTGCGTCACGCAACGCACGGAGCCGCCGTTGGCGATCCTACGCGCGATTCGCGACGGGCGCATTCGCGCCGAAGCGGCGGTGATGATCGGCAATCGCCCCCATTGCCGCTCCTTGGCGGAACAGTTCAACGTCGATTGGCGGCAGATCGACGACGGCGATGGCGATCCAGATGACACGCGGCTGATGGATCTCTGCGACGAATACCAGGTCGATTACATCCTGCTCGCCCGCTACATGCGCATTCTGCCGGCGGAGAGTTGCTGGAAATATGCCGGCGGCCGGATCATCAATCTGCATCACGGCCTGCTGCCAAGCTTCCGCGGCATGCGGCCCTACCACGACGCGTACGCTAGTCGCATGCTCACCTACGGTGCGACCTGCCACTTCATCGTGCCGGAACTCGACGCTGGCAATCAGATCATCTACCAATCAACCTATTCCGTCCCGCCGGGCACGCCGCTCGCGGAAGTCATTCGCCTGGGCCAGGAAGACAACGAACCCCATTGCCTCGTGGAAGGCGTCCGCCGCGTCGTCGATCGCGAAGTGCAACTGCACTTCCATCGCGTGGTGGCCGTCAAGAAATAA
- a CDS encoding glucose 1-dehydrogenase, whose product MLPGIKQFDLTGKVAIVTGASKGLGQAMAAGLASAGADLLITSRHLEEGQAAAEELARDYGHRAIAVRADAASPEDNQDMVARALEEYGKVDILIANAGINIRGPIDELSLAQFQQVISTNVDGVWLAARAVTPHMKSRKYGRIICIASTLGVVGLSDRTPYAASKGAVVQLTRTLGLELAQHGITCNAICPGPFLTPMNIPIADLEQTKKSIVGAVALERWGQMHEIQGAAIFLASDASSYTTGSLVMVDGGWTAR is encoded by the coding sequence ATGCTTCCCGGCATCAAGCAATTCGATCTCACCGGCAAAGTGGCCATCGTCACCGGCGCATCGAAAGGACTCGGCCAGGCCATGGCCGCCGGGCTGGCTTCCGCCGGCGCGGATTTGCTGATCACCAGCCGGCATCTTGAGGAAGGCCAGGCCGCGGCCGAAGAGCTCGCCCGCGACTACGGTCATCGCGCCATCGCCGTCCGCGCGGATGCCGCGTCGCCGGAAGATAATCAAGACATGGTCGCTCGAGCGCTCGAGGAATACGGCAAGGTCGATATCTTGATTGCCAATGCGGGCATTAACATCCGCGGCCCAATCGATGAGCTGTCCTTAGCGCAATTCCAGCAAGTCATTTCGACCAACGTCGATGGCGTCTGGCTCGCTGCCCGAGCGGTAACGCCGCACATGAAGTCGCGCAAGTACGGCCGCATTATCTGCATCGCGAGCACCCTGGGCGTGGTGGGCCTGTCCGATCGCACGCCGTACGCCGCCAGCAAGGGCGCCGTGGTGCAACTCACGCGAACGCTCGGCTTGGAGTTGGCCCAGCATGGCATCACTTGCAACGCCATCTGCCCGGGCCCGTTCCTGACGCCGATGAACATTCCGATCGCCGACTTGGAGCAAACGAAAAAATCGATCGTCGGCGCCGTGGCCCTGGAACGCTGGGGGCAAATGCACGAAATCCAAGGCGCCGCCATCTTCCTGGCCAGCGACGCCTCCAGCTACACCACGGGCAGCCTGGTCATGGTCGACGGCGGCTGGACGGCGAGGTAG
- a CDS encoding putative metallopeptidase — protein sequence MDRYSPSAGFDFTGHIRRLCHDMVARVEEFSHVDMRRVAIRYCQTRKAVSHGIQASLTPLRFEQGSLFMTRRRRRWTIQRLHDPSGTEMLYLLSFYLPRFQQLPFEEKLITVFHELWHIGPAFDGDIRRLPGRCHVHSSSKCEYDAEMKRFVDKWLSRNPPPSLHEFLRHNFRQLAQAHGGVFGTRIRTPKLIPCDEQAA from the coding sequence ATGGATCGATATAGCCCGTCCGCCGGCTTCGACTTCACCGGCCACATCCGCCGACTTTGTCACGACATGGTCGCGCGGGTCGAAGAATTCTCGCATGTCGATATGCGACGCGTGGCGATTCGCTACTGCCAGACGCGTAAAGCGGTCTCGCACGGCATTCAAGCCTCGCTGACGCCGCTCCGCTTCGAGCAAGGCAGTCTGTTCATGACCCGCCGTCGCCGGCGTTGGACGATTCAACGGCTGCACGATCCGTCCGGCACGGAGATGCTCTACCTGCTGAGCTTCTACCTGCCGCGGTTCCAGCAATTGCCGTTCGAGGAAAAGCTCATCACCGTGTTCCACGAACTGTGGCACATCGGCCCGGCGTTTGACGGCGATATCCGTCGCTTGCCGGGCCGCTGCCACGTGCATTCCTCGAGCAAATGCGAATACGACGCCGAGATGAAACGCTTCGTCGACAAATGGCTGAGCCGGAATCCGCCCCCGTCGCTGCACGAATTCCTCCGCCACAACTTCCGCCAACTCGCCCAAGCCCACGGCGGCGTCTTCGGCACGCGGATCCGCACGCCAAAGCTGATTCCGTGCGACGAGCAAGCGGCGTAG